A genomic stretch from Setaria italica strain Yugu1 chromosome VII, Setaria_italica_v2.0, whole genome shotgun sequence includes:
- the LOC101772090 gene encoding 14 kDa proline-rich protein DC2.15 — translation MAGKASIALFLAVNLVVLAVASAGGVPCPPPPSTPTPTPASFGRCPRDALKLGVCANVLGLIKAKVGVPPTEPCCPLLEGLVDLEAAVCLCTAIKGNILGINLNLPIDVSLILNHCGKTVPTGFKCL, via the coding sequence ATGGCAGGCAAGGCCTCGATCGCGCTCTTCCTGGCCGTCAACCTGGTCGTGCTAGCCGTGGCCAGTGCCGGCGGTGTCCCCtgccccccgccgccgtcgaccccgacgccgacgccggcctCGTTCGGCAGGTGCCCCCGCGACGCGTTGAAGCTGGGCGTGTGCGCCAACGTGCTGGGCCTGATCAAGGCCAAGGTCGGCGTGCCACCCACCGAGCCCTGCTGCCCGCTGCTGGAGGGTCTGGTCGACCTCGAGGCCGCCGTGTGCCTCTGCACCGCCATCAAGGGCAATATCCTCGGCATCAACCTCAACCTGCCAATTGACGTCAGCCTCATCCTCAACCACTGCGGCAAGACCGTGCCCACCGGATTCAAGTGCCTCTAA
- the LOC101772498 gene encoding 14 kDa proline-rich protein DC2.15, translating into MAGKASIALFLAVNMVVFAMASACGGHCPSSTPASFGKCPRDALKLGVCANVLGLIKAKVGVPPTEPCCPLLEGLVDLEAAVCLCTAIKGNILGINLNLPIDVSLSLILNHCGKTVPTGFKCL; encoded by the coding sequence ATGGCAGGCAAGGCCTCGATCGCGCTGTTCCTCGCCGTCAACATGGTCGTGTTCGCCATGGCCAGCGCCTGCGGCGGCCACTGCCCCTCTTCGACGCCGGCGTCGTTCGGCAAGTGCCCCCGCGACGCGCTGAAGCTGGGTGTGTGCGCCAACGTGCTGGGCCTCATCAAGGCCAAGGTCGGTGTGCCACCCACCGAGCCCTGCTGCCCGCTGCTGGAAGGTCTCGTCGACCTCGAGGCCGCCGTGTGCCTCTGCACCGCCATCAAGGGCAACATCCTCGGCATCAACCTCAACCTGCCAATTGACGTCAGCCTCAGCCTCATCCTCAACCACTGCGGCAAGACCGTGCCCACCGGATTCAAGTGCCTCTAA